From one Pseudobdellovibrionaceae bacterium genomic stretch:
- the tatC gene encoding twin-arginine translocase subunit TatC gives MNQGQVEPNNQSLVDHLTELRTRLVWSIVAIFVGFLVCWVFSDLLFDIVRRPIAPYLKSTTGGLVFTAPMDKFLAHIKVSLLGGAILACPFWMFQLWKFVAPGLYDKERKYAVSFIGFGTVLFLTGVSFVYFVVYPMAFKFLMTFGGETDAPMITIGEYLSFFVTTTLVFGVAFEMPVILAILGMMGIVSGDFLARYRRYAYVLLAAMSAIFTPPDVLSMLFMMGPMLLLYEISVLLVKMLAQNQDSQNS, from the coding sequence ATGAATCAGGGCCAAGTGGAACCAAACAATCAATCTCTCGTCGATCACTTGACTGAACTGAGGACGCGATTGGTTTGGTCGATAGTAGCGATTTTTGTAGGCTTTCTCGTCTGCTGGGTATTTAGTGATCTTTTGTTTGATATTGTGCGCAGGCCCATCGCCCCCTACCTTAAGTCGACGACGGGGGGGCTGGTTTTTACTGCTCCCATGGATAAATTTCTCGCCCACATTAAGGTGTCACTGCTTGGGGGGGCCATTTTAGCCTGCCCCTTTTGGATGTTTCAGCTGTGGAAATTTGTGGCTCCTGGCCTATACGATAAAGAGAGAAAGTACGCGGTCAGCTTTATAGGATTTGGCACGGTTCTGTTTTTGACGGGCGTGAGTTTTGTCTATTTCGTGGTCTATCCAATGGCATTTAAGTTTTTAATGACTTTTGGTGGCGAGACGGATGCCCCGATGATTACGATTGGGGAGTACCTATCCTTCTTTGTCACCACCACCCTAGTTTTTGGTGTGGCATTTGAAATGCCGGTCATTTTGGCCATTTTGGGAATGATGGGGATTGTCTCGGGGGATTTTCTCGCCAGGTACCGCAGGTATGCTTACGTCTTGCTTGCGGCGATGTCCGCCATCTTTACTCCGCCAGATGTCCTCAGTATGCTTTTTATGATGGGCCCGATGCTGCTGCTCTATGAAATTTCAGTGCTTCTGGTTAAGATGCTCGCGCAAAATCAAGATAGCCAAAACTCCTAA
- a CDS encoding methylmalonyl-CoA mutase, which translates to MSDRSRERKPVFKNSSGIELNAYYDKSSWSPDKEGAGDNSAPGEFPFTRGVQETMYRGRLWTMRQYAGFGSARESNHRYKMLLERGTTGLSVAFDLPTQMGYDSDHLMATGEVGKVGVAISSVEDMDILLDGLPLDKISTSMTINSTAGILLALYAAVARKRGVALGQLRGTIQNDLLKEYIARGTYIFPPKPSMRIITDIFAYCGRDIPEWNTISISGYHIREAGATAVQELAFTLANGITYVQAAVDCGLDVDQFAGRLSFFFNVHNNFFEEIAKFRAARRMWAKIMKERFGAKDAKSMKLRFHSQTAGVTLTAQQPENNIVRVTMQALASVLGGTQSLHTNSMDEALGLPTERAATIALRTQQVIAHESGVTDVIDPMAGSYFVESMTDDLEKRAYDYIERIEGLGGVVSCIEKGWIQNEIQNSAYQYQLDVEARREIIVGVNDFVQDIDAPIETLKISEDTANEQIARLKKFKASRRQTMVDSHLEKIRNAALGTDNLMPVFIDAVENQVTLGEISDALRQVFGQYKETLTL; encoded by the coding sequence ATGAGCGATAGATCCCGGGAGAGAAAGCCTGTATTTAAAAACTCCAGTGGCATTGAGCTAAACGCTTACTACGACAAGTCCTCTTGGAGTCCAGACAAAGAGGGGGCGGGCGACAACTCTGCCCCCGGAGAGTTTCCATTTACCCGCGGTGTTCAGGAAACAATGTACCGGGGTCGCCTTTGGACTATGCGACAATATGCCGGCTTTGGCTCCGCCCGCGAGAGCAATCATCGATATAAAATGCTTCTTGAGCGCGGCACCACTGGCTTGAGTGTGGCTTTCGACCTTCCCACCCAGATGGGATACGACTCTGATCACCTGATGGCGACTGGTGAAGTCGGCAAGGTTGGTGTGGCCATTTCTTCCGTCGAAGACATGGATATCCTCCTTGATGGTCTTCCGCTGGATAAAATTTCAACTTCTATGACCATCAACTCCACGGCCGGAATTTTACTTGCTCTCTATGCAGCTGTCGCCCGCAAGAGGGGTGTCGCCTTAGGCCAGCTGAGGGGCACCATTCAAAATGACCTCCTCAAGGAATATATCGCACGAGGAACCTATATTTTTCCACCGAAGCCCAGTATGCGGATTATCACCGACATCTTCGCTTACTGTGGAAGAGATATTCCTGAATGGAACACCATAAGTATTTCCGGCTATCATATTCGCGAGGCCGGTGCAACGGCTGTACAGGAGCTGGCGTTCACTCTTGCCAACGGCATCACCTATGTTCAGGCCGCTGTTGATTGTGGCCTCGACGTCGACCAATTTGCTGGGCGACTGAGTTTTTTCTTTAACGTTCATAATAATTTTTTTGAGGAGATCGCCAAGTTTCGTGCGGCCAGGCGTATGTGGGCCAAGATTATGAAAGAACGATTTGGCGCGAAAGATGCTAAGTCCATGAAGCTGCGGTTTCATAGTCAAACGGCTGGCGTTACTCTGACGGCTCAACAGCCCGAAAACAACATTGTGCGCGTGACCATGCAAGCACTTGCTTCAGTTCTTGGCGGCACCCAGAGCCTACATACTAATAGTATGGATGAGGCGCTTGGCTTGCCAACTGAGCGTGCGGCGACCATTGCCCTTAGAACCCAGCAGGTTATTGCCCATGAATCCGGCGTCACAGATGTGATTGACCCGATGGCCGGCAGCTATTTTGTTGAATCCATGACCGATGACCTGGAAAAACGTGCTTACGATTACATCGAACGAATCGAAGGTCTGGGCGGCGTGGTTTCCTGTATCGAGAAAGGCTGGATTCAAAACGAAATCCAAAACTCGGCCTACCAGTATCAATTGGATGTTGAAGCCAGGCGCGAGATTATTGTTGGTGTTAATGATTTTGTGCAGGATATCGATGCCCCAATCGAAACCTTAAAGATTTCTGAAGATACGGCCAACGAACAAATCGCCCGCCTTAAAAAATTCAAAGCCTCCCGACGCCAAACAATGGTCGACTCTCATCTGGAGAAAATTCGCAATGCCGCTCTGGGAACAGACAACCTAATGCCCGTGTTTATCGATGCCGTGGAAAACCAGGTCACCTTAGGGGAAATTTCGGACGCTCTTCGCCAGGTGTTTGGCCAATACAAAGAAACTCTGACTCTTTAG